A window of the Deferrivibrio essentukiensis genome harbors these coding sequences:
- a CDS encoding anthranilate synthase component II, whose translation MFLLIDNYDSFTFNLFGVFKKLGQEVNVIKNDEFIKADNYKGIILSPGPSNPANSGTTLKYLNEYAGKLPIFGVCLGMQAIGYYLGNQVRNAKTIKHGKVEDVKVIKEDVLYCGIPKLFKAVRYHSLVVDIDENFITSKSVSDNEAMSIEIPEKKLFGVQYHPESFLSEYGDKIVENFVKYCGG comes from the coding sequence ATGTTTTTACTAATTGATAACTACGATTCCTTTACATTCAATCTTTTTGGGGTATTTAAAAAGCTTGGACAGGAGGTGAATGTTATTAAAAATGATGAATTTATCAAAGCTGACAACTATAAAGGGATAATACTTTCTCCCGGGCCTTCAAATCCTGCTAATTCAGGGACAACTCTTAAATATTTAAATGAATATGCAGGCAAATTGCCTATTTTTGGTGTTTGCTTAGGGATGCAGGCAATAGGCTACTATCTGGGAAATCAAGTGAGAAATGCAAAAACGATAAAGCATGGTAAAGTTGAGGATGTAAAGGTTATTAAAGAGGATGTTTTATACTGTGGGATTCCGAAATTATTTAAGGCTGTCCGCTACCACTCCCTTGTGGTGGATATTGATGAAAATTTTATTACTTCAAAAAGTGTTTCCGATAACGAGGCGATGTCCATAGAGATTCCTGAAAAGAAATTGTTTGGAGTCCAGTATCATCCCGAATCATTTTTAAGTGAGTATGGGGACAAAATAGTAGAAAATTTTGTAAAATATTGTGGAGGCTAA
- the trpD gene encoding anthranilate phosphoribosyltransferase encodes METLVKKINSEERLAFDEYVKFFDSMVNGSLTDAQIGSALIALRIKGETEEEISAAATVLNRYKIKLDVKPKNKIDTCGTGGDGKSTINVSTIVSIVLGSFGFNVVKHGNVAQSGKVGSADILEIMGVPVKLTKEDAEKFLLKHNFVFLFAPNYHPILKSVGKIRRELKVPTIFNYLGPMLNPADPEYQLIGINSASKLDVYAKALVKMNKTNVLVVSSKDGYDEISSNDVTFARKITGKGIEELVINPQDFFSPFEMPRVESNDEAKELFKRAIEGADEKLNNLIAINTAYAFQLIENDDLKTIFEKVVNKLKSGEVKKYFESLRGN; translated from the coding sequence ATGGAAACATTAGTAAAAAAAATCAATTCTGAAGAAAGGTTGGCTTTTGATGAATATGTGAAGTTTTTTGATTCGATGGTAAACGGCAGTCTGACTGATGCTCAGATTGGGTCAGCACTTATTGCACTGAGAATAAAGGGTGAAACCGAAGAAGAGATTTCAGCTGCTGCAACAGTATTAAACAGATACAAGATAAAATTAGATGTTAAGCCTAAAAATAAAATAGATACTTGTGGCACAGGCGGGGATGGTAAATCAACTATAAATGTATCTACGATTGTTTCAATTGTATTGGGCAGCTTTGGGTTTAATGTTGTAAAGCATGGGAATGTGGCTCAAAGTGGTAAAGTAGGCTCAGCAGATATTTTGGAAATTATGGGTGTCCCTGTGAAGTTGACTAAAGAGGATGCAGAAAAATTTTTATTAAAGCACAATTTTGTATTTCTCTTTGCACCAAATTATCACCCTATTCTCAAATCGGTGGGCAAAATAAGAAGGGAGCTAAAAGTGCCAACAATTTTTAACTACTTAGGCCCGATGTTAAATCCTGCAGACCCTGAGTATCAGCTTATCGGAATAAACTCGGCCTCAAAGCTTGATGTTTATGCGAAAGCTTTAGTAAAAATGAATAAAACTAATGTTTTGGTAGTTTCATCAAAAGACGGTTATGATGAGATTTCAAGTAATGATGTAACTTTTGCAAGAAAAATAACTGGCAAAGGTATTGAAGAGTTAGTGATTAATCCACAAGATTTTTTCAGCCCATTTGAAATGCCACGGGTTGAAAGTAATGATGAGGCGAAAGAGCTTTTTAAGAGAGCTATTGAAGGTGCAGATGAAAAGCTTAATAACCTGATTGCAATAAATACGGCATATGCATTTCAACTTATTGAAAATGACGATTTAAAAACAATTTTTGAGAAAGTTGTAAATAAACTTAAAAGCGGTGAAGTGAAAAAATATTTTGAAAGCTTAAGAGGTAATTAG
- a CDS encoding indole-3-glycerol phosphate synthase TrpC: MLSKILENKRIEINGLQVPNIERKKGIINPLQFLKNRPVIAEVKKASPSLGDINIDVNVVEQAKNYEKAGAGAVSVLTDEKFFKGSFSYLQQVASQVKIPVLCKDFIISKKQIDLAYKFGADIILLIVKALSEKEYVELFNYAKSLGLYVLTEIHEKKEIAVAEKVEVDILGVNSRNLETLEIDKKKCAEIISSLSKGYFKVAESGINSKEDVLMFQAAGADAFLIGSYLMQSKIPGEKILEIYESLKCL; encoded by the coding sequence ATGTTGTCTAAAATTCTTGAAAATAAACGTATTGAGATAAATGGGCTGCAGGTGCCGAATATCGAAAGAAAAAAGGGAATAATTAATCCTTTGCAGTTTTTAAAAAACAGACCTGTTATTGCCGAAGTAAAAAAAGCTTCCCCAAGTCTTGGAGACATTAATATAGACGTTAATGTTGTAGAGCAGGCAAAAAATTATGAAAAGGCGGGTGCCGGTGCAGTAAGTGTGCTTACGGATGAAAAATTCTTTAAAGGGAGTTTTAGTTATCTACAGCAGGTTGCTTCTCAGGTGAAGATTCCTGTTTTGTGTAAGGACTTTATAATTTCCAAAAAACAGATAGATTTAGCTTACAAATTTGGTGCAGATATTATTCTTTTGATAGTCAAGGCATTAAGTGAAAAAGAATATGTGGAGCTTTTTAATTATGCTAAAAGTCTTGGACTTTATGTTTTAACAGAAATTCATGAAAAAAAAGAGATTGCAGTAGCTGAAAAGGTAGAGGTAGATATTTTAGGTGTAAATTCGAGAAACCTTGAAACTCTTGAGATTGATAAGAAAAAGTGTGCAGAGATAATTTCAAGCCTCAGTAAAGGTTATTTTAAAGTAGCTGAGAGCGGAATCAACAGCAAGGAGGATGTGTTAATGTTTCAGGCAGCAGGTGCTGATGCATTTTTGATAGGCTCTTATTTGATGCAATCAAAAATTCCGGGTGAAAAGATTTTGGAAATATATGAGAGTTTGAAATGTTTGTAA
- the trpB gene encoding tryptophan synthase subunit beta, producing the protein MKGFYGEFGGQFVAETLIPVLDELDKSFELLKCDKDFNDKLNDLLKNYAGRPTPIYYAENMSKKYGCKVYFKREDLLHTGAHKINNSLGQALLAKKMGKKRIIAETGAGQHGVATATVAALLNLKCTVYMGSIDAKRQSMNVKRMKMLGAEVKVVDEGTKTLKDAVSAALREWVSSCNTTHYVLGSALGPYPFPKIVSHFQSVIGKESREYFENLGIMPDYIIACVGGGSNAIGVFKGFLDVESVRLVGVEAGGISDKDGEHAARMSFGKKGIFQGSLSYVLTDKSGQISNVHSVSAGLDYAGVGPEHSFLKEIKRCEYHYARDKEALDGCLELCKLEGILPALESSHAVGYFIKNASKFKDKTILINLSGRGDKDLEIILENMEGTI; encoded by the coding sequence ATGAAAGGGTTTTACGGTGAATTTGGTGGCCAATTTGTGGCTGAGACTCTTATTCCGGTATTGGATGAGTTGGACAAGAGTTTTGAATTACTTAAATGTGATAAAGATTTTAATGATAAGCTGAATGACTTACTTAAAAACTATGCCGGCAGGCCTACCCCTATTTATTATGCAGAGAATATGTCAAAAAAATACGGGTGCAAGGTATATTTTAAAAGAGAAGATTTGCTGCATACCGGGGCTCACAAGATTAATAATTCATTAGGGCAGGCACTGTTGGCAAAAAAAATGGGGAAAAAGCGGATAATTGCCGAGACAGGCGCAGGGCAGCACGGTGTGGCAACGGCAACGGTTGCAGCACTTTTAAACCTTAAGTGCACAGTTTATATGGGAAGTATTGATGCAAAAAGGCAGTCGATGAATGTAAAGCGTATGAAGATGCTTGGCGCGGAAGTGAAAGTAGTGGATGAGGGGACTAAGACTTTAAAAGATGCAGTAAGTGCAGCACTTAGAGAGTGGGTTTCAAGCTGTAATACTACTCATTATGTACTTGGGTCAGCATTGGGGCCGTATCCGTTTCCTAAGATTGTTTCTCATTTTCAGTCAGTGATAGGGAAGGAATCAAGGGAATATTTTGAAAACTTAGGGATTATGCCTGATTATATTATTGCCTGTGTCGGTGGTGGGAGCAACGCAATAGGAGTGTTTAAAGGTTTTTTAGATGTAGAAAGTGTAAGACTTGTTGGTGTCGAAGCGGGCGGAATTTCGGATAAAGATGGTGAACATGCAGCAAGGATGAGTTTTGGAAAGAAGGGTATATTTCAAGGGAGTTTGTCTTATGTTTTGACAGACAAATCGGGGCAGATTAGCAATGTCCACTCTGTGTCAGCTGGTCTTGATTATGCGGGTGTTGGACCGGAGCATTCATTTTTAAAAGAGATAAAAAGATGTGAGTATCACTATGCAAGGGATAAAGAGGCTTTGGACGGGTGCTTAGAGCTTTGTAAGCTTGAGGGGATTCTTCCTGCCCTTGAGTCAAGCCATGCCGTTGGCTATTTCATAAAAAATGCATCAAAGTTTAAAGATAAAACTATACTTATAAATCTTTCAGGAAGAGGGGATAAGGACTTGGAGATTATTTTGGAAAATATGGAGGGAACAATATGA
- the trpA gene encoding tryptophan synthase subunit alpha produces the protein MKGFYILGGYPDMKKFEEVFKYIAEKADFVEVGLAYNDPVADGPVIAEAASKVVKSNIKIDDILKIVEAYKKSKVYIMTYANIFYQYGLKEFSQKYKNLINGVIIADLPNRMHSFFYDNGFDIPVIPFVTPESRDEDIEELKGSKADFIYFVGVRGVTGSEVNFLDTELVEKVQFVKKVTNKNVVFGFGIKTKKDTEKVMTYADGFVIGTEAVKRQTNINEFKKYIESIIR, from the coding sequence ATGAAAGGTTTTTATATTTTAGGGGGGTATCCCGATATGAAGAAATTTGAAGAGGTTTTTAAGTATATTGCCGAAAAAGCGGATTTTGTTGAAGTAGGGTTAGCCTATAATGACCCTGTGGCAGACGGCCCCGTAATCGCTGAGGCTGCAAGCAAGGTTGTAAAGTCCAATATCAAAATAGATGATATTTTGAAGATTGTTGAAGCTTATAAAAAGTCAAAAGTTTACATTATGACATACGCAAATATATTTTATCAGTACGGATTGAAAGAATTTTCTCAAAAATATAAAAATTTGATAAATGGTGTCATTATAGCTGATTTGCCAAATAGAATGCACAGCTTTTTTTACGATAACGGGTTTGATATTCCAGTAATTCCGTTTGTTACGCCTGAAAGCCGAGATGAAGATATTGAAGAGTTGAAAGGGTCCAAAGCGGATTTTATATATTTTGTAGGTGTCAGAGGTGTAACAGGAAGTGAAGTAAATTTTCTGGATACTGAGTTGGTGGAAAAAGTACAATTTGTCAAAAAGGTGACTAACAAGAATGTTGTGTTTGGTTTTGGAATTAAAACTAAAAAAGATACTGAAAAGGTAATGACATATGCAGACGGATTTGTTATAGGGACTGAGGCGGTAAAAAGGCAAACAAATATTAATGAGTTTAAAAAGTATATCGAGTCGATTATTAGATGA
- a CDS encoding aminodeoxychorismate synthase component I — protein MIKTSEKKSLVINSKNFCDKFNNFYNRGIPFIFLIDYNMKEFVIEKLEDVEPELILFDFPGANNVKHKWSSAKYTPLSFSPISYETYKLGFDYVKDNLIQGNSYLTNFTCKTEIFTNLSLNDIFLISKAKYRVKFLDKFVCFSPETFVKVDGDFIYTYPMKGTISADLPNAKDKLLNDEKEMAEHITIVDLLRNDLNMIAEDVTVTKFRYVSGIISRKNKLWQTSSEIRGRLRKSFKNSIGESLLSLLPAGSVTGAPKKETVKIIKNAEKYDRGFYTGIAGVFDGKILDSCVLIRFIENDNGKFFYKSGGGITVYSDCQREYKEMLDKIYVPTF, from the coding sequence ATGATAAAGACCTCTGAGAAAAAAAGTTTAGTAATAAATAGTAAGAACTTTTGCGATAAATTTAATAATTTTTACAATCGTGGCATACCGTTTATTTTTCTTATTGATTACAATATGAAAGAGTTTGTAATTGAAAAGCTTGAAGATGTTGAGCCTGAATTGATATTATTTGATTTTCCGGGTGCTAATAACGTTAAGCACAAGTGGAGTAGCGCAAAGTATACCCCCCTGTCATTTTCCCCTATATCGTATGAAACCTACAAGCTTGGATTTGATTATGTCAAAGATAATCTTATTCAGGGCAATAGTTATCTGACCAATTTTACGTGCAAAACTGAAATTTTTACAAATTTGTCACTAAATGACATCTTTCTGATAAGTAAGGCGAAATACAGGGTTAAATTTCTTGACAAATTTGTGTGTTTCTCCCCCGAAACTTTTGTGAAAGTAGATGGTGATTTTATTTACACGTATCCTATGAAAGGTACAATCAGTGCTGATTTACCTAATGCAAAAGATAAATTGTTAAATGACGAAAAAGAGATGGCAGAGCACATTACCATAGTTGACCTGCTAAGGAATGATCTCAATATGATTGCAGAGGATGTAACGGTTACAAAGTTTAGGTATGTAAGTGGGATAATAAGTCGAAAGAATAAGCTTTGGCAAACAAGCAGTGAAATTAGAGGACGGTTGCGTAAAAGCTTTAAAAACAGTATTGGGGAGAGTTTATTATCACTTTTGCCTGCAGGCTCGGTTACCGGAGCTCCAAAAAAAGAAACAGTAAAAATAATAAAAAATGCTGAAAAGTATGATAGAGGTTTTTATACCGGGATAGCGGGGGTGTTTGATGGAAAAATACTTGATTCCTGCGTTTTAATTAGGTTTATAGAAAATGATAATGGAAAGTTTTTCTATAAATCAGGCGGTGGGATAACCGTTTATTCGGATTGTCAAAGAGAATATAAGGAGATGCTTGATAAGATATATGTCCCTACTTTTTGA
- a CDS encoding aminotransferase class IV yields the protein MVNSVHNLYGVNVNFSLKERLYLLNLPKYGLYKVKVIYDRDVKVVEIAEYEKRKIDRLFAVFNDTINYRFKFLDRKCFDMCQTESQAEFLFIKNGIVTDTTFSNVAFFDGRMWVTPSTFLLNGTKRQYYIDKNVLKVADVRLTDIAKYKNISLINAMLDLEDIVIDIKNIHF from the coding sequence ATGGTGAATTCTGTTCATAATCTTTATGGGGTAAATGTTAATTTTTCCCTGAAAGAGCGCCTATATCTATTAAATTTACCTAAGTATGGACTTTATAAAGTAAAAGTTATTTATGACAGGGATGTCAAAGTGGTAGAAATCGCGGAGTATGAAAAAAGAAAAATTGATAGACTTTTTGCGGTCTTCAATGACACTATAAATTATAGATTTAAATTTCTTGACAGAAAGTGCTTTGATATGTGTCAGACGGAGTCGCAAGCGGAGTTTTTATTTATTAAAAATGGCATAGTTACCGATACTACATTTTCAAATGTAGCTTTTTTTGACGGAAGAATGTGGGTTACCCCATCGACTTTTCTATTAAATGGAACCAAGAGACAGTATTATATTGACAAAAACGTATTAAAAGTGGCGGATGTTCGTCTTACGGACATAGCAAAATATAAAAATATATCACTTATAAATGCCATGCTTGACTTGGAAGATATTGTGATAGATATTAAAAACATTCATTTTTAG
- the rpsB gene encoding 30S ribosomal protein S2: protein MSHISMKSLLEAGVHFGHQTKRWNPKMTKYVFGKRNGIYIVDLQKTVQCFNQAYEFVRDMAKEGRKFLFVGTKKQAQDAVKEAAEKCGSYYVNNRWLGGTLTNFPTIKGRVQRMKELEEMFNSGYVNRFKKKEVSTLKKEYDKLMKNLAGIRDMDEIPDIMFIIDIKREMNAVNEAKKLNIPIVAIVDTNSDPELVDFPIPGNDDAIRACQLIAERIADAINEGRQLKEDGLVEEIRVASTEEEEGEDIPIDEIISADIENIDDEEEE, encoded by the coding sequence ATGTCTCACATTTCAATGAAAAGCCTGTTAGAGGCAGGTGTTCACTTTGGCCATCAGACAAAAAGATGGAACCCAAAAATGACCAAATATGTATTTGGTAAGAGAAACGGTATTTATATTGTTGACCTTCAGAAAACAGTTCAGTGCTTTAATCAAGCTTACGAATTTGTAAGGGATATGGCTAAGGAAGGAAGAAAATTCCTTTTTGTCGGTACTAAAAAACAGGCACAGGATGCTGTTAAGGAAGCAGCTGAAAAGTGCGGAAGCTATTATGTAAACAACCGCTGGCTTGGTGGTACATTGACCAACTTCCCTACAATTAAGGGTAGAGTTCAGAGGATGAAAGAGCTTGAAGAGATGTTTAATTCAGGCTACGTCAACAGATTCAAGAAGAAAGAAGTGTCTACTCTGAAAAAAGAGTATGATAAATTAATGAAAAACCTTGCCGGTATAAGAGATATGGATGAAATCCCTGATATTATGTTTATTATTGACATAAAAAGGGAGATGAATGCTGTAAACGAAGCTAAAAAACTTAATATTCCAATAGTTGCCATAGTTGATACGAACTCTGACCCTGAGTTGGTAGATTTTCCAATCCCCGGTAATGATGATGCAATCAGGGCTTGTCAGCTTATTGCTGAAAGGATAGCTGATGCTATTAATGAGGGGAGACAGTTGAAAGAGGACGGTCTTGTTGAAGAGATTAGAGTTGCTTCAACTGAAGAGGAAGAAGGGGAGGATATCCCTATAGATGAGATAATATCTGCTGACATTGAAAACATTGATGATGAAGAGGAGGAGTAG
- the tsf gene encoding translation elongation factor Ts: MAEITAALVKELREKTGAGMMDCKKALNETNGDLEKAIEHLRKKGLADAAKKSGRIAAEGMVSSYIHAGGKIGVLVEVNCETDFVARNEDFQELCKDIAMHICAANPKFVSPEEVDPELVAKEREIYIAKAKESGKPDNIIEKMVEGQISKFVNSVCLLTQPFVKNPDVTVEKYIAEKIAKIGENIRVRRFVRYELGEGLEKKQENFVEEVMKQIKK; the protein is encoded by the coding sequence ATGGCTGAAATTACTGCTGCTTTAGTAAAGGAGCTTAGAGAAAAAACTGGTGCCGGCATGATGGACTGTAAAAAGGCACTTAACGAGACAAATGGTGATTTGGAAAAGGCTATAGAGCATTTGAGAAAGAAAGGGCTTGCTGATGCAGCTAAAAAATCAGGCAGGATTGCTGCTGAAGGTATGGTATCTTCTTATATTCATGCTGGTGGTAAAATAGGTGTACTTGTTGAAGTTAACTGTGAAACTGATTTTGTGGCAAGAAATGAAGATTTTCAAGAGCTTTGCAAAGATATAGCAATGCATATTTGTGCTGCAAACCCAAAGTTTGTTTCTCCAGAAGAGGTTGACCCGGAGCTTGTGGCTAAAGAAAGAGAAATTTATATAGCCAAGGCAAAAGAATCAGGTAAGCCTGATAATATTATAGAAAAAATGGTAGAAGGTCAGATTTCAAAGTTTGTTAATAGTGTATGTCTTTTGACTCAGCCTTTTGTGAAAAATCCAGATGTAACTGTTGAGAAGTATATTGCTGAAAAGATTGCTAAGATTGGTGAAAATATTAGAGTTAGAAGATTTGTTAGATATGAATTGGGAGAAGGCTTGGAAAAAAAGCAGGAAAACTTTGTGGAAGAGGTAATGAAACAGATCAAAAAATAG
- a CDS encoding dicarboxylate/amino acid:cation symporter, with product MQEKKSLLRMYLSSNLLLRILIGLILGAICGLVFADKLMWVKPFGDLFVRLLKMIVLPVVITSLVVGAASIHPSKLGKVGIKVLVIYLITSGFAVAIGLFFGNLFKPGKGVDLASIGTGVAKQVKAPSLVDTLLNVVPTNPFKAIVNGDILPAIFFAMLVGIGLAYLRDSEDSRIKNAAETVFNFFDGSAEVIYKIVRWILEYAPIGVFALIYVVFAKQGAKAFGPLLSVTATVYVALIVHLIIVYGIILKIGRFPFVKFFSKSKEAIITAFVTRSSSGTLPVTMNVAKNQLGISKGIYSFTLPLGATINMDGTAIYQGVCVMFVAFATGMDLTLTQQVTVIVTAVLASIGTAGVPGAGAIMLLMVLNSVGFDLSSSSSPVALAYAMILGVDALLDMGRTALNVAGDLTCTASVAKLENEVDMKVLES from the coding sequence ATGCAAGAAAAAAAATCTTTATTACGTATGTACCTGAGCTCAAACTTGCTTTTAAGAATTTTGATCGGTTTGATTTTAGGTGCAATTTGTGGTCTTGTTTTTGCTGACAAGTTGATGTGGGTTAAACCATTTGGTGACCTTTTTGTCAGACTTTTAAAAATGATAGTTTTACCTGTCGTTATTACTTCATTGGTTGTTGGTGCTGCAAGTATTCACCCTTCAAAACTTGGTAAAGTTGGTATTAAGGTGTTGGTAATTTATTTAATTACTTCAGGCTTTGCTGTTGCTATAGGTCTTTTCTTTGGAAATTTGTTCAAGCCTGGTAAAGGGGTAGACCTTGCATCAATCGGCACAGGAGTGGCTAAGCAGGTTAAAGCGCCAAGCCTTGTTGATACGCTACTTAATGTAGTTCCAACAAACCCTTTTAAAGCGATTGTCAATGGTGATATATTGCCGGCAATTTTCTTTGCTATGCTTGTGGGGATTGGTCTTGCATATCTTAGAGATAGTGAAGATAGTAGAATAAAAAATGCAGCCGAAACAGTTTTCAATTTTTTTGACGGAAGTGCTGAAGTTATTTATAAAATAGTTAGGTGGATACTCGAATATGCTCCAATAGGTGTTTTTGCACTTATTTATGTCGTGTTTGCAAAGCAAGGAGCTAAGGCTTTTGGACCGCTATTGTCAGTTACTGCTACTGTTTATGTGGCACTAATTGTTCACCTTATAATAGTGTATGGAATAATCCTTAAAATCGGAAGATTTCCATTTGTAAAATTCTTTTCAAAGTCTAAAGAGGCAATCATCACTGCTTTTGTTACAAGAAGTAGTAGTGGCACTCTTCCTGTGACGATGAATGTGGCTAAAAACCAGCTTGGTATCTCTAAAGGTATATATTCTTTTACCCTTCCTTTGGGTGCAACAATTAATATGGACGGTACTGCAATTTATCAGGGTGTGTGTGTAATGTTTGTAGCCTTTGCTACTGGAATGGATTTGACCCTTACTCAGCAGGTGACAGTAATAGTTACTGCCGTGCTTGCATCTATTGGTACTGCAGGTGTCCCGGGTGCCGGTGCAATTATGCTTCTTATGGTGCTAAACTCTGTCGGGTTTGATCTTTCTTCTTCAAGCAGCCCTGTAGCTCTTGCATATGCAATGATATTGGGCGTAGATGCGCTTCTTGATATGGGTAGAACAGCACTTAATGTAGCGGGAGATTTGACTTGTACAGCTTCAGTCGCTAAGTTGGAAAATGAAGTAGATATGAAAGTTTTGGAAAGCTAA
- a CDS encoding aspartate/glutamate racemase family protein, producing the protein MKRLGIIGGMGPEATSDLFLKIIRHTPAKKDQEHIPIIIDNYPQIPDRTAFLKGLGESPLPYLLESIRRLEKCNVDYLCMPCNTAHYFLDELRKTTKIPFISIVESTLESLVKSKKSYNKIGLMATDGTFIGKIYHRVFEKEGVNIVNFNTSIQQAIMDSIYTLKCGKKDEAVKLFIEVFSKIIDEGYDCLIAGCTEIPILLPYIEKSSIDIYDATELLALKAVELCYRG; encoded by the coding sequence ATGAAAAGGCTTGGAATTATTGGTGGTATGGGTCCGGAGGCAACTTCGGACCTTTTTTTGAAAATAATAAGACATACCCCTGCAAAAAAAGATCAGGAACATATTCCAATTATTATTGATAATTATCCTCAAATTCCTGACAGAACAGCTTTTTTAAAAGGGTTAGGAGAATCGCCCTTGCCGTATTTATTGGAATCGATTAGAAGGCTTGAAAAGTGTAATGTAGATTATTTATGTATGCCGTGTAATACGGCACATTATTTTTTGGATGAATTGAGGAAAACGACTAAGATACCTTTTATAAGCATAGTTGAAAGTACGTTAGAGTCTTTGGTAAAATCAAAAAAATCTTACAATAAAATCGGACTTATGGCAACTGATGGCACTTTTATTGGCAAAATTTACCATAGGGTTTTTGAGAAAGAAGGGGTAAATATTGTAAACTTTAATACTTCAATACAACAAGCAATTATGGACTCAATATACACACTAAAGTGTGGTAAAAAGGATGAAGCCGTCAAACTATTTATAGAGGTCTTTTCAAAAATAATTGACGAAGGATATGATTGTTTGATAGCAGGGTGTACCGAAATACCTATTTTATTGCCTTATATAGAAAAATCAAGTATTGACATATATGATGCAACGGAACTACTTGCTCTGAAAGCGGTTGAGCTTTGTTATAGGGGTTAG
- a CDS encoding threonine synthase, with the protein MYALECYGCGTTYDINDKRWKCDCGSFLNIKSDIKFEISLIDNKSSGLWRYRRFIPIFNNESVITYGEGYTPIVQEEVYDKKVYLKLDYMFPSGSYKDRGSTVLLSKIKELGIDNVVEDSSGNAGASVAMYSAKAGVKADIYVPESTSKGKLVQVEAFGANLVLVKGDREATTNAVMSAAKEKYYASHVWNPFFFEGTKTFIYEIFEQLGNKLPENIVMPVGNGTLLIGAYIACKELLKSGYIDKFPKFYCVQSENCAPLLEVLEGNYCEYSETIAEGIAIKKPLRLNQMAEIITETGGTVVTVSDSDVKSALKEIMKKGYFIEPTSASVIAALKDIDVRESAVVELTGVGLKATEKIGEIIKKH; encoded by the coding sequence ATGTATGCTTTAGAGTGCTATGGTTGTGGCACAACTTATGATATCAACGATAAAAGATGGAAATGTGATTGTGGCAGTTTTCTAAATATTAAGTCAGATATAAAATTTGAAATTTCCCTAATAGACAATAAATCGAGTGGACTTTGGCGCTATAGAAGATTTATCCCTATTTTTAACAATGAGTCTGTCATAACATACGGAGAAGGGTATACACCTATTGTTCAGGAAGAAGTATATGACAAAAAAGTCTATCTAAAATTAGACTATATGTTCCCTTCAGGCTCTTACAAAGACAGGGGCTCAACTGTTTTGTTAAGCAAAATAAAGGAGCTTGGAATTGATAATGTGGTTGAAGATTCTTCCGGCAATGCGGGGGCTTCAGTGGCAATGTATTCCGCTAAAGCAGGAGTAAAGGCTGATATATATGTGCCTGAATCTACATCAAAAGGTAAGCTTGTGCAGGTAGAGGCATTTGGTGCGAATCTTGTTTTGGTTAAAGGGGACAGAGAGGCTACTACCAATGCAGTTATGTCTGCGGCAAAAGAGAAATACTATGCAAGTCACGTCTGGAATCCTTTTTTCTTTGAGGGTACTAAGACTTTTATATACGAGATATTTGAACAATTAGGAAATAAATTGCCTGAAAATATTGTAATGCCCGTTGGCAATGGTACACTTTTGATAGGCGCTTATATCGCATGTAAAGAGCTTTTGAAAAGTGGTTATATAGACAAATTTCCAAAATTTTATTGTGTGCAATCTGAAAATTGTGCACCCCTTTTAGAAGTGCTTGAAGGTAATTACTGTGAATATAGTGAAACTATTGCTGAAGGGATTGCCATCAAAAAACCCCTCAGACTAAATCAGATGGCAGAGATAATAACAGAAACCGGCGGGACTGTTGTTACTGTTTCAGATAGTGATGTCAAATCAGCTTTAAAAGAAATTATGAAAAAAGGTTATTTTATTGAGCCTACTTCTGCTTCGGTTATTGCAGCTTTAAAGGATATTGATGTTAGAGAGTCAGCGGTTGTAGAGCTTACAGGGGTAGGGCTAAAGGCAACTGAAAAGATTGGAGAGATAATAAAAAAGCATTGA